Proteins from a single region of Bacillota bacterium:
- a CDS encoding efflux RND transporter permease subunit, protein MSSFLRQEIRRPVFITVLVAVVAVLGVVSLTLLPNELLPQLNPPVVTVTTVLPGASSQEVQDLVSDPLQKAAATTPGLSQMQVVSQESLSLMVLQFDWGSDVNRDIQELRTRIDQAALPSDARRPVISKFDPAAMPVLEYVVTSERGASLESVTSLLQQRVVPQLQGVDGVASVELAGDRPLQVQVEMREADLARYGVSPLQVQQAIQASNLNYPLGTVTRGEESWSLRLSDSLPDLAPLRQLVVGQRVAPGPAGRPEVLPVRLQDVADVRLAPAEASSYAELDGRPTVALMVFKQSDANTVATADAVQNELDRLASQNHLRFTKVLDSAEIVRSSIQDLVRDLVIGALMAVVVIALFLRRARTALIAAISIPVSVVAAFLVLYLLHMSLNLLTLGGLSLAVGLIVDDAIVVLEAVERHLERGKSPAQAAVEGTQEVAVAVAASTLAIVAVFLPVVFVSGIASIIFRELAITVAGSVLVSLAVSLGVVPMVAAHVLRPARRGTAAPAADGRGAAVPAGDGAPAAVAVLPRSRLTQAYRALLERALERRWAVLLGAAALLGLSLLALPHLGSEFLPSTAEDQFQVVLQAPAATSAAAVDAKMRQVERLLRRDRDVRQVVAQVGGSQGLAILGQATGGSPLAMMTVTVRDGARAQDVMDRLRAPVERAASPATVTFNLISPLVQLLGAQASAIEVQVSAPDAALVERWVPVIRQRLARLDGVLRVTDNLSQSLPDLEILVDRQKAAAYGLTPAQVALLLDPALRGEQVTHLEQGGQTYDIWVQLRPEDRNSPSRLGALEIPLPRGAGVAPGAAAPGATTAAAPASVRLDQISTIREGQAPVSIVRIDQHPAATLTLLYQGRDAGGMVRDIGNALDALHLPSDLTVQYQGQANLMLEAFSGLSLVLALAVVLVFLIMAGEFESYLHPFVILLSLPLAAAGVLGALWATGMRFSVTVFLGVILLVGIVVRNGIVMIDLIKQLRDAGHGVREAIVLGAAVRARPVLMTALAAALGMLPVALGLGGTGIRLLQPLGVVVIGGLVTATLLTLLVVPAVYSLLDPAYRRERRSARRPRRASDQLSPESLARLRALLSDARVVAAVEEALRQAETHHG, encoded by the coding sequence GTGTCGTCCTTCCTGCGCCAGGAGATCCGGAGGCCGGTCTTCATCACCGTGCTGGTGGCGGTGGTGGCCGTCCTGGGCGTCGTCTCGCTGACGCTCCTGCCCAACGAACTGCTGCCCCAGCTCAACCCGCCGGTGGTGACCGTCACCACCGTCCTGCCCGGCGCCTCCAGCCAGGAGGTGCAGGACCTCGTCTCCGACCCGCTGCAGAAGGCGGCCGCCACCACGCCGGGGCTCAGCCAGATGCAGGTGGTCTCGCAGGAGAGCCTCTCCCTGATGGTGCTCCAGTTCGACTGGGGGAGCGACGTCAACCGGGACATCCAGGAGCTGCGCACGCGCATCGACCAGGCCGCCCTGCCCTCCGACGCCCGCCGGCCGGTGATCAGCAAGTTCGACCCGGCCGCCATGCCGGTGCTGGAGTACGTCGTCACCTCCGAGCGCGGCGCCAGCCTGGAGTCCGTCACCAGCCTCCTGCAGCAGCGGGTCGTCCCCCAGCTGCAGGGCGTCGACGGCGTGGCCAGCGTCGAGCTGGCCGGCGACCGGCCGCTGCAGGTGCAGGTGGAGATGCGGGAGGCCGACCTGGCCCGTTACGGCGTCAGCCCGCTCCAGGTGCAGCAGGCGATCCAGGCCTCCAACCTCAACTACCCGCTGGGCACGGTGACGCGGGGGGAGGAGAGCTGGAGTCTGCGTCTCAGCGACAGCCTGCCCGACCTGGCGCCGCTCCGCCAGCTGGTGGTCGGCCAGCGGGTGGCGCCCGGCCCGGCCGGCCGCCCCGAGGTGCTGCCGGTGCGCCTGCAGGACGTGGCGGACGTGCGTCTGGCGCCGGCCGAGGCCAGCTCGTACGCCGAGCTGGACGGCCGGCCGACGGTGGCGCTGATGGTCTTCAAACAGTCCGACGCCAACACCGTCGCCACCGCCGACGCCGTCCAGAACGAGCTGGACCGGCTGGCCTCCCAGAACCACCTCCGCTTCACCAAGGTGCTCGACTCGGCCGAGATCGTGCGCAGTTCCATCCAGGACCTGGTGCGGGACCTGGTGATCGGCGCGCTGATGGCGGTGGTGGTCATCGCCCTCTTCCTGCGCCGGGCGCGGACGGCGCTCATCGCCGCCATCTCCATCCCCGTCTCGGTGGTGGCGGCCTTCCTGGTGCTCTACCTATTGCACATGAGCCTCAACCTGCTCACCCTGGGCGGGCTCTCGCTGGCCGTGGGCCTGATCGTGGACGACGCCATCGTCGTCCTGGAGGCCGTCGAGCGCCACTTGGAGCGGGGCAAGTCGCCCGCGCAGGCGGCGGTGGAGGGGACGCAGGAGGTGGCGGTGGCGGTGGCCGCCTCCACCCTGGCCATCGTGGCCGTCTTCCTGCCCGTCGTCTTCGTCTCGGGCATCGCCAGCATCATCTTCCGCGAGCTGGCCATCACCGTCGCCGGCTCGGTGCTCGTCTCGCTGGCCGTCTCCCTGGGCGTGGTCCCCATGGTGGCCGCGCACGTGCTGCGGCCGGCGCGCCGGGGGACGGCCGCGCCGGCCGCGGACGGGCGGGGGGCCGCCGTGCCCGCCGGCGACGGTGCGCCGGCGGCCGTGGCCGTCCTGCCGCGCAGCCGGCTGACGCAGGCCTACCGCGCGCTCCTGGAGCGCGCGCTGGAGCGGCGCTGGGCCGTCCTGCTGGGCGCGGCCGCCCTGCTGGGGCTCAGCCTGCTGGCGCTGCCGCACCTGGGCAGCGAGTTCCTCCCCTCGACCGCCGAGGACCAGTTCCAGGTGGTGCTACAGGCGCCCGCCGCCACCTCGGCGGCCGCCGTGGACGCCAAGATGCGCCAGGTCGAGAGGCTCCTCCGCCGCGACCGCGACGTCCGGCAGGTGGTCGCCCAGGTGGGCGGCAGCCAGGGGCTCGCCATCCTCGGCCAGGCGACGGGAGGAAGCCCGCTGGCCATGATGACGGTCACCGTCCGCGACGGCGCCCGCGCGCAGGACGTGATGGACCGGCTGCGGGCGCCCGTGGAGCGGGCCGCCTCGCCGGCCACCGTCACCTTCAACCTGATCTCGCCCCTGGTGCAGCTCCTGGGCGCCCAGGCCAGCGCTATCGAGGTCCAGGTGAGCGCCCCCGACGCCGCGCTCGTGGAGCGGTGGGTACCCGTCATCCGCCAGCGCCTGGCGCGCCTGGACGGCGTGCTGCGCGTCACAGACAACCTCAGCCAGTCGCTCCCCGACCTGGAGATCCTCGTCGACCGGCAGAAGGCGGCCGCCTACGGCCTCACGCCGGCCCAGGTGGCGCTCCTCCTCGACCCGGCGCTGCGCGGCGAACAGGTGACGCACCTGGAACAGGGCGGCCAGACCTACGACATCTGGGTGCAGCTGCGGCCCGAGGACCGGAACTCGCCCTCCCGTCTGGGGGCGCTCGAGATCCCGCTGCCCCGTGGCGCGGGGGTAGCGCCGGGCGCGGCGGCGCCTGGTGCCACCACGGCCGCCGCGCCCGCCTCGGTCCGCCTGGACCAGATCTCCACCATCCGCGAAGGGCAGGCACCGGTCTCCATCGTCCGCATCGACCAGCATCCGGCCGCCACGCTGACGCTCCTCTACCAGGGCCGCGACGCGGGCGGCATGGTCCGCGACATCGGGAACGCGCTGGACGCGCTCCACCTGCCCTCCGACCTGACGGTGCAGTACCAGGGCCAGGCCAACCTGATGCTGGAGGCCTTCTCCGGTCTCTCGCTGGTCCTGGCGCTGGCGGTGGTGCTGGTCTTTCTGATCATGGCCGGCGAGTTCGAGTCCTACCTGCACCCCTTCGTCATCCTGCTCTCGCTGCCGCTGGCCGCCGCGGGGGTGCTGGGCGCCCTCTGGGCGACGGGGATGCGCTTCAGCGTCACCGTCTTCCTCGGCGTCATCCTGCTGGTGGGGATCGTGGTGCGGAACGGCATCGTCATGATCGACCTGATCAAACAGCTGCGCGACGCCGGCCACGGCGTCCGCGAGGCCATTGTCCTGGGCGCCGCCGTCCGCGCCCGTCCCGTGCTGATGACGGCGCTGGCCGCCGCCCTGGGCATGCTGCCGGTGGCGCTGGGCCTGGGCGGCACGG